The Kluyveromyces lactis strain NRRL Y-1140 chromosome B complete sequence genome contains a region encoding:
- a CDS encoding uncharacterized protein (conserved hypothetical protein), whose protein sequence is MKTSVVNVTILLACGVPLASALRTVTSDYDVISDTVLDVGGAIFNGNVQIEEDKFLALVSGTTEYFNKDLIVDGALYIGSKIQTLGLDVKVLGSTQKIQNTGTIVLNGHNTTLPSTYYWVGESFKNDGEIYWIAQSSLIGSLYEIIPSSSFENNGLLSFTHENGRKGGTLTLGNLGSAITNSGTICLKGVVYKQSGMVSGESGCISIGDEGLFWAYNGYQLTDQTIYLSSDSAALRLEALGSPTFVYKVVGFGKQKVGLAVAIREFQYDEDTGILTVSSLLITYKLDIGKGYDRTKFYVDDIDFGAGYITVLNGGIYYSGDVPTFEIPEACQPCPETAPWYTDSNPSDVSTISDDNTSTVIDQSSTEPIPTTTDNGSGSGSGSGSGSASATSTTSNDGSGSDGSGSGSGSASATSTTSNDGSGSDGSGSGSGSASATTTASDNGSGSGSDSGSGSGSDSNNGSNSGSNSGSTNGSGSSNDSSSNDGSGSDGSGSGSGSGSASATTTASDNGSGSGSGSGSASATSTTSNDGSGSDGSGSGSGSASATTTASDNGSGSGSDSGSGSGSGSDSNNGSNSGSNSGSTNGSGSSNDSSSNDGSGSDGSGSGSGSGSASATTTASENGSGSGSGSGSASGSASGSASATGTDNDSSSGSGSDSGSGSGSDSNNGSNSSSNSGSTNGSGSNNDSSSGSSSGSSSNNGSDSSNTTYPTIKTTTKAGASSTSATSSDGSTDAKTTATASIYTGGAALASAGTGLAAFAIGALLI, encoded by the coding sequence ATGAAGACTTCCGTTGTGAACGTCACTATCTTACTAGCATGTGGTGTTCCGCTCGCTTCAGCATTGCGTACAGTCACAAGTGACTATGATGTGATCAGTGATACCGTTCTAGATGTAGGAGGTGCCATATTCAATGGTAATGTgcaaattgaagaagataaattTTTGGCTCTGGTGTCCGGTACAACTGAATACTTTAATAAAGATCTTATTGTTGACGGTGCGTTGTACATCGGATCCAAGATACAAACGCTTGGTTTGGACGTGAAGGTTTTGGGATCTACacaaaagattcaaaacaCAGGTACCATTGTATTGAATGGCCATAACACTACGCTACCCTCAACTTACTATTGGGTCGGTGAATCCTTCAAAAATGATGGTGAAATTTACTGGATTGCTCAATCATCATTAATTGGTTCACTTTATGAAATCATTCCTAGCAGTTCCTTCGAAAACAATGGTTTGTTGTCTTTCACGCATGAAAACGGAAGAAAAGGTGGTACCTTAACTTTGGGTAACCTTGGATCTGCTATCACAAATTCTGGTACGATTTGCTTGAAAGGTGTTGTCTACAAACAATCGGGAATGGTTTCCGGTGAAAGTGGTTGTATAAGTATCGGTGATGAAGGTTTGTTCTGGGCTTACAATGGTTACCAACTAACTGATCAAACAATTTACTTGAGTTCCGACAGTGCTGCTCTACGTCTGGAAGCACTAGGTTCGCCAACATTTGTTTACAAAGTTGTTGGTTTTGGTAAACAAAAGGTTGGTTTAGCTGTTGCAATTAGAGAATTCCaatatgatgaagacaCTGGTATCCTCACAGTTTCAAGTCTGCTTATCACTTATAAGTTGGATATAGGAAAAGGATACGACCGCACTAAATTCTATGTTGATGACATCGATTTCGGAGCAGGTTATATTACGGTTCTGAATGGGGGTATTTATTACAGTGGAGACGTTCCTACCTTTGAGATTCCTGAAGCTTGTCAACCTTGTCCAGAAACAGCTCCTTGGTACACTGATTCGAACCCATCTGATGTTTCTACGATAAGTGATGACAACACCAGCACGGTCATCGACCAATCTTCTACAGAGCCTATTCCTACCACTACTGACAATGGTTCCGGTTCAGGCTCAGGCTCAGGCTCAGGCTCAGCTTCCGCTACCTCCACCACCTCTAACGACGGTTCCGGTTCAGATGGATCAGGTTCAGGCTCAGGCTCTGCTTCTGCTACCTCCACCACCTCTAACGACGGTTCCGGTTCAGATGGATCTGGATCTGGCTCAGGTTCAGCTTCTGCTACTACTACCGCTTCTGACAACggttctggttctggttCAGACTCTGGCTCTGGCTCTGGCTCTGACTCTAACAACGGCTCCAACTCTGGCTCCAACTCTGGTTCTACCAATGGTTCAGGCTCTAGCAACGATTCCAGCTCTAACGACGGTTCTGGTTCTGATGGATCTGGATCTGGATCTGGATCTGGCTCTGCTTCTGCTACTACCACTGCCTCTGACAACGGTTCTGGATCAGGCTCAGGCTCAGGCTCAGCTTCCGCTACCTCCACCACCTCTAACGACGGTTCCGGTTCAGATGGATCTGGATCTGGCTCAGGTTCAGCTTCTGCTACTACTACCGCTTCTGACAACggttctggttctggttCAGACTCTGGCTCTGGCTCTGGCTCTGGCTCTGACTCTAACAACGGCTCCAACTCTGGCTCCAACTCTGGTTCTACCAATGGTTCAGGCTCTAGCAACGATTCCAGCTCTAACGACGGTTCTGGTTCTGATGGATCTGGATCTGGATCTGGATCTGGCTCTGCTTCTGCTACTACCACTGCCTCTGAAAACGGTTCTGGTTCAGGATCAGGATCTGGCTCAGCTTCAGGATCAGCTTCAGGATCTGCTTCTGCCACTGGTACCGACAACGATTCAAGCTCAGGTTCCGGTTCAGACTCTGGCTCTGGCTCTGGCTCTGACTCTAACAACGGCTCCAACTCTAGCTCCAACTCTGGTTCTACCAATGGTTCAGGCTCTAACAACGATTCCAGCTCTGGTTCCAGCTCTGGCTCCAGCTCTAACAACGGTTCAGACTCTAGTAACACTACCTATCCAACTATCAAGACCACAACTAAAGCTGGTGCGTCATCAACTAGCGCAACATCATCAGATGGTTCCACTGATGCTAAGACCACAGCAACCGCTTCCATCTACACAGGCGGTGCTGCTCTAGCGTCTGCAGGTACTGGTTTAGCTGCTTTCGCTATTGGTGCCttattgatttga
- a CDS encoding uncharacterized protein (conserved hypothetical protein): MILKSLVESSIKSLQDPIASLDVSDLATDLSNAFIDGDINTIVNILPEFVSLLLRCPQEMQTIAEDFLRCLSSAKQTDSVINANIAFQEKLKRLGEIRQYSYRYGDSDEV; this comes from the coding sequence atgatattgaaaagtcTAGTTGAATCGAGTATCAAATCGCTCCAGGATCCGATCGCCTCTCTTGATGTGTCAGACCTTGCCACCGATCTTTCCAATGCCTTCATCGATGGTGATATCAATACCATAGTCAATATTCTGCCCGAGTTTGTCTCACTACTGCTCCGCTGCCCACAGGAGATGCAGACCATAGCAGAAGACTTCTTGCGATGCTTATCCTCGGCAAAGCAGACCGATTCCGTGATAAACGCCAACATTGCGTTCCAGGAAAAGCTTAAGAGGTTGGGTGAAATTAGACAATATAGTTACAGATATGGTGATAGTGATGAAGTATAA
- a CDS encoding homeobox domain-containing protein (uniprot|Q9HG12 Kluyveromyces lactis KLLA0B14553g HMRA1 Mating-type protein A1): MCDNDMADIQSKLSSFCEEIRALALKEGYNLEGDKSPSSKPYFMSWPKEIDVNHPNFAFFTKLQFQYDKSLETILNSCYLQELQLDPTRIIETLQQHFNNSILRYADIENISDVKDESPMSFDTEHECTDTSEDISDKSEISSTNSDNPIQNCYPTYKRSFIKHESRGILEKIFKVKQCPNTSERLYIAQKLDLTPSQVRIWFTNKRMRAKKHTTGKGTKRKSKKYPS, from the coding sequence ATGTGCGACAATGATATGGCAGACATACAATCAAAGCTTAGTTCCTTTTGCGAAGAGATCAGAGCTTTGGCACTCAAAGAAGGTTATAACTTAGAAGGTGATAAATCACCTTCAAGTAAACCTTATTTTATGTCATGGCCAAAGGAAATCGATGTAAATCATCCCAATTTCGCCTTCTTCACAAAACTACAGTTTCAATATGATAAGAGTTTAGAAACAATTCTTAACAGTTGTTACTTACAAGAATTGCAGCTGGACCCTACTCGCATTATTGAAACTCTGCAACAgcatttcaacaattcaatTCTCCGATATGCAGATATAGAAAACATTTCTGACGTCAAAGATGAGTCTCCCATGTCATTCGACACAGAGCACGAGTGTACTGATACCTCAGAAGATATTTCTGATAAATCAGAAAtctcttcaacaaattcagataatccaattcaaaattgCTACCCAACATATAAAAGATCCTTCATCAAGCATGAATCCAGAGGAATACTggaaaagatcttcaaaGTTAAACAATGTCCTAATACCTCTGAGCGATTATACATCGCTCAGAAACTTGATTTGACACCATCTCAAGTTAGGATATGGTTTACTAACAAGAGAATGAGAGCTAAAAAACATACTACTGGTAAAGGAACTAAACgtaaatcaaagaaataccCGAGCTAA
- a CDS encoding uncharacterized protein (uniprot|Q9HG13 Kluyveromyces lactis KLLA0B14575g HMRA2 Mating-type protein A2) codes for MANSTLRRTTFFKLTTTEDEDTIPKLLQPNNNSVAFPNLKRTGKAFTNDTIKENTKKYTRPRNQFVLMRTLFNRRVNNHILQYYNKSKLEKKMFTLTSKITSELWNESSPDLKSYFSLLATLEENWHKYTHYCSWDRNSAQTLSMEPIELSQVRPRLISSLTVGAGSSVSTYTLRELLLVRKIKSRKRKTTTLTQDSSPTTKFKYKFKKQPKTKMNSNLSKLRFKSKQPPTPPEENSNVFKKRYTSENRIIEDLFLM; via the coding sequence ATGGCAAACTCAACACTAAGAAGAACAACTTTTTTCAAGTTAACGACAACTGAAGACGAAGATACAATTCCAAAATTGTTACAACCAAACAATAATTCAGTAGCATttccaaacttgaaaagaactGGAAAAGCATTTACAAACGACactatcaaagaaaatacaaaaaaatacacAAGACCGAGGAATCAATTCGTACTGATGAGAACATTATTTAACAGACGTGTGAATAATCACATCTTACAATACTACAACAAGtcaaaattggaaaagaaaatgtttaCCCTGACATCAAAGATAACATCAGAACTTTGGAACGAATCCTCACCGGACCTTAAGAGCTATTTCTCGCTACTTGCTACCTTAGAAGAAAACTGGCACAAGTACACCCACTACTGTTCATGGGATAGAAACTCAGCTCAAACACTAAGTATGGAACCAATCGAGCTCTCACAAGTGAGACCCCGACTAATATCAAGTTTGACTGTAGGTGCAGGTTCATCTGTCAGTACATATACTCTAAGAGAACTTTTACTAGTACGAAAGATCAAATCcaggaaaaggaaaactaCAACATTGACACAAGATTCATCACCTACaaccaaattcaaatacaaattcaagaaacaacCAAAGACAAAAATGAACTCAAATCTCAGCAAACTGAGATTTAAGTCCAAACAACCTCCGACAccaccagaagaaaatagCAATgtattcaagaaaagatacACAAGCGAAAACCGAATCATCGAAGACTTGTTCCTAATGTGA
- a CDS encoding uncharacterized protein (no similarity) encodes MFFRWMQDKESMSAFNTMHVAVSILPVDLNNTKDSLPWWIDEISRGRTLGNEGEKTDSTALTGSCRLLLCCDIMDQTNTKGSPYVAFCKNSEREFSFESTAFSLSRK; translated from the coding sequence ATGTTTTTTCGATGGATGCAAGATAAAGAATCAATGAGTGCATTTAACACCATGCATGTGGCAGTGTCAATTCTCCCAGTAGATTTAAACAATACGAAAGACAGTTTACCTTGGTGGATTGATGAAATCTCGAGAGGAAGAACTCTCGGTAACGAAGGGGAAAAAACTGATTCTACAGCACTTACTGGGAGTTGTAGGCTACTTTTATGCTGTGATATCATGGATCAAACGAATACGAAAGGTTCCCCCTATGTAGCTTTCTGCAAAAATTCTGAACGCGaattttcctttgaaagCACAGCATTTTCTTTAAGTAGAAAATGA
- a CDS encoding uncharacterized protein (some similarities with uniprot|P38866 Saccharomyces cerevisiae YHR176W FMO1 Flavin-containing monooxygenase localized to the cytoplasmic face of the ER membrane catalyzes oxidation of biological thiols to maintain the ER redox buffer ratio for correct folding of disulfide- bonded proteins), with protein MTQEKKKQQSVAIIGAGAAGLTALFELLHTKKDGSTSLKYNADGSFDSANSVNDDPAFGEIVLFEQAGKVGGVWNPSFDTPDFIPQDIFDTERYDDPSVLRPKTEVPAEFTGQSFEQPLEKTIDSTTKSPIRWDRSAIYKSLYSNVTRRHLRNSFIPFKESTGEKESPIGPFLTNFEVTDNILKFVKTHSLDQYVRTQSEVVDVSKASDNDQWVVTIRQTNDKDKTESWYSQNFDNVIVSSGHYSIPHIPRIEGLSIWNKAFPNSILHSKSFRDESIFKDKRVLFVGTGLSGLDILQYAFPLAKEVITARTPGKKEIYDWLNTAAVSKDIVAKPRVSSVDYANGKTVHFVDGTKIEDVDIIVFSTGYHWHYPFLNEKDTGISVGADEEEGKVPNNNSLVTGIYKSIFSVKDLSLAFVGVLTTQFKWPSFEVASSIIAAVWTGKSQLPSLEEREAWAKERKQVRGSNLLVHVYLNGEFAEFVRENHTLLPKDRNIKNIFDDEYVGEEIASQKVAERLFYELKDGSISIHDTL; from the coding sequence ATGAcacaagagaagaagaaacaacaatCTGTCGCAATTATCGGTGCTGGGGCAGCCGGTTTAACTGCTCTTTTTGAACTTCTACACACCAAGAAAGATGGCTCTACCAGCTTGAAGTACAATGCAGACGGGTCTTTCGATTCGGCCAACTCTGTAAATGACGATCCAGCCTTCGGCGAAATTGTACTATTCGAACAGGCCGGAAAAGTCGGTGGTGTTTGGAACCCCAGCTTCGACACTCCAGATTTCATTCCTCAAGATATATTCGACACTGAACGTTACGATGATCCCTCTGTTTTGCGTCCAAAGACCGAAGTTCCTGCAGAATTCACTGGCCAATCTTTTGAACAGCCATTGGAGAAAACTATTGATAGTACCACGAAATCACCAATTAGATGGGACCGTAGTGCTATATACAAGTCTCTTTATTCCAATGTGACTAGAAGACATTTGAGGAACAGTTTCATTCCATTTAAAGAATCAACTGGGGAGAAGGAAAGCCCAATAGGACCATTCTTGACTAACTTTGAAGTCACTGATAACATTCTGAAATTCGTCAAAACGCATTCGTTAGACCAATATGTCAGAACTCAATCGGAAGTTGTTGATGTGTCCAAAGCATCGGATAACGACCAATGGGTAGTTACGATAAGACAAACTAACGACAAAGATAAGACTGAAAGTTGGTATTCTCAAAATTTCGACAATGTGATTGTCAGTAGTGGACATTACTCAATTCCACAtattccaagaattgagggtctttcaatttggaataAAGCATTTCCAAACTCTATCCTGCACTCCAAGTCATTCAGAGATGAAAGCATTTTCAAGGATAAAAGAGTCTTGTTTGTTGGTACTGGTCTCAGTGGACTTGACATTTTGCAGTATGCCTTCCCCTTGGCAAAGGAAGTCATCACAGCGAGAACACCAGgtaagaaagaaatttacGATTGGCTAAATACGGCTGCTGTGAGTAAAGATATCGTAGCAAAACCTAGAGTCTCATCCGTGGACTACGCCAATGGGAAAACTGTCCATTTCGTTGACGGGACCAagattgaagatgttgatatcattgttttctcGACAGGTTATCATTGGCACTACCCATTCTTGAATGAGAAAGATACCGGTATCTCTGTTGGAGCTGACGAGGAAGAGGGTAAAGTTCCAAACAACAACTCCCTAGTTACTGGTATTTACAAGAGTATTTTTTCAGTAAAGGATTTGTCTTTAGCCTTTGTTGGTGTGTTGACCACACAGTTCAAATGGCCCTCATTCGAAGTCGCTTCATCTATCATTGCCGCTGTCTGGACAGGGAAATCCCAACTACCCTCCttagaagaaagagaggCGTGGGcgaaagaaagaaaacaggTGAGAGGATCGAATCTGTTAGTCCATGTCTATTTGAACGGAGAATTCGCAGAGTTCGTCAGAGAAAACCACACGCTATTACCAAAAGACAGAAACATCAAGAACATCTTCGATGATGAATACGTCGGTGAAGAAATAGCTTCTCAGAAGGTGGCTGAAAGGTTGTTCTATGAGCTAAAGGATGGTTCCATCAGTATTCATGATACCTTGTGA
- a CDS encoding uncharacterized protein (weakly similar to uniprot|P15380 Saccharomyces cerevisiae YOR348C PUT4 proline-specific permease (also capable of transporting alanine and glycine) putative proline-specific permease) yields the protein MSKKLELSQQASISLSPYISNRIKEQAFSSVNDVIGDSDQGSYSDIENFKPPQKIVRGLKTRHIQLIALGSAIGTGLFIGSGGALSVCGPAPLLIAYIIISFFVWSIMNQMTEMVCLIPLPGEASLYSLAKTYLNSPISFMCGWNLFYAMAMIVPAEITACALLVQYWTDANSAIFISIFIVVSILLTMLPVKVFGESEFWVSSIKILTIVGLIIVGIVIFFGGGPAQDHVLGFHYWKNPGAFNPHLAEGNTGRFLAVWTAIIKSGFSFVLVPETVTSCSAECIAPRRNMPKACQRFIYRLAIFYIVGTLVVGVIVGFNNDRLINAIQSGKSDAAASPFVIGIQEAGIKILPHIINACILTSAYSCGTGLLYGSSRTLYSMALRGDAPKIFAKVNRFGTPYYSTGLASLFSFLAYLNCSKSASVVFNWLSNIATISGFVSWIFVSMTYIRFRKVINALDLNDRVPFRRPFQVPLAYLTCGFFFILSLTNGYAVFVKGNWNVSDFFASYVTIGFVIFLYLVGSFYYKQWTFRDFKEIEVEILPKIDIADEEERNDVIPVPRNFMEKVWYFIV from the coding sequence ATGTCTAAGAAATTAGAGCTATCCCAACAAGCCTCCATTTCTCTTTCGCCGTACATATCGAATAGAATCAAGGAACAGgccttttcttcagttaACGATGTCATTGGAGATTCAGACCAAGGATCGTACTCCGATATCGAGAACTTCAAACCCCCACAAAAAATCGTTAGAGGGCTAAAAACAAGACATATCCAATTGATTGCTTTAGGTAGTGCAATCGGTACTGGTTTATTCATCGGTTCTGGTGGTGCCTTGAGTGTCTGTGGACCGGCACCATTACTTATTGCTTATATTATCatttccttctttgtttGGAGTATCATGAACCAAATGACCGAGATGGTTTGTTTGATTCCACTTCCTGGTGAAGCGTCCTTGTACTCGTTGGCTAAGACCTATTTGAATTCTCCAATATCATTTATGTGTGGTTGGAATCTATTTTATGCCATGGCCATGATTGTACCAGCCGAAATTACTGCTTGTGCATTGTTAGTTCAATATTGGACCGATGCTAACTCCGCCATCTTCATCTCCATATTTATCGTTGTTTCTATTCTTCTAACAATGCTGCCAGTGAAGGTGTTTGGTGAATCTGAGTTCTGGGTTTCATCTATCAAGATCTTAACCATCGTTGGTCTTATCATTGTTGGTATTGTCATTTTCTTCGGTGGTGGTCCAGCCCAAGACCACGTCTTGGGTTTCCACTATTGGAAGAACCCAGGTGCTTTCAACCCACATTTGGCTGAGGGGAATACGGGTAGATTTTTGGCCGTTTGGACTGCTATTATCAAGAGTGGGTTCTCGTTCGTTTTGGTTCCAGAGACAGTGACTTCGTGTTCCGCAGAATGTATCGCACCAAGAAGGAACATGCCAAAGGCATGTCAAAGATTTATTTACCGTTTGGCTATCTTCTACATTGTAGGCACATTAGTCGTTGGTGTGATCGTCGGTTTCAACAACGATAGATTGATCAACGCTATTCAAAGTGGAAAATCTGATGCTGCTGCTTCTCCTTTTGTTATTGGAATCCAAGAGGCGGGGATTAAGATCCTTCCACATATCATCAACGCTTGTATCTTAACCAGTGCTTACTCCTGTGGTACAGGATTACTATATGGTTCCTCGAGAACCTTATATTCCATGGCTTTGAGAGGTGATGCGCCAAAGATTTTCGCTAAAGTCAACAGATTCGGTACTCCATACTACAGTACCGGACTTGCTAGTTTATTCTCTTTCCTCGCATACTTGAACTGTTCCAAATCTGCTTCTGTTGTGTTTAACTGGTTATCTAACATCGCAACTATCTCTGGGTTCGTGAGTTGGATTTTTGTCTCTATGACATACATCAGATTTAGAAAAGTCATTAATGCGTTGGATTTGAATGATAGAGTTCCATTCAGACGTCCTTTCCAGGTGCCACTAGCTTACCTCACCTGtggattcttcttcattctAAGTTTGACAAACGGTTATGCAGTCTTTGTTAAGGGAAATTGGAACGTCAGTGACTTCTTTGCATCCTATGTTACAATTGGTTTTGTTATCTTCTTGTACTTGGTTGGTTCATTCTATTACAAACAATGGACTTTTAGAGACttcaaagagattgaaGTCGAAATATTGCCAAAAATCGACATTGCCGATGaggaagaaagaaatgatgTCATTCCTGTTCCTAGAAACTTCATGGAGAAAGTCTGGTACTTTATTGTTTAA
- a CDS encoding uncharacterized protein (similar to uniprot|Q12458 Saccharomyces cerevisiae YDR368W YPR1 2-methylbutyraldehyde reductase may be involved in isoleucine catabolism), with product MSTSNESPSLKLNTGASIPVVGLGTWKSPEEDAYNAVVSALQNGYRHIDTAAIYGNEEAVGKGIRDSGVPREEIFVTTKLWGTQQRDPEAALDLSLQRLGLDYVDLYLIHWPVPLNASSITDGNYLTFPRTADGKIDIDIEEWNFIKTWEKMQHLPKSGKTKAIGVSNFSIKNIEALLAANPDFIVPAANQIEIHPQLPQTELIDYCKSKGILIEAYSPLGSSSSTILTDPTIEGIASKYNAEPANILISWGASRGYVVLPKSVNPQRIKTNLKLLDLSTEDLEKINKLTESVGAKRYVAPDFSPFAIFE from the coding sequence ATGTCTACTAGCAACGAATCGccatcattgaaattgaacacTGGAGCCTCCATCCCTGTTGTTGGGTTAGGTACCTGGAAATCACCTGAAGAAGATGCTTACAACGCTGTTGTATCAGCGTTGCAAAATGGGTACAGACACATTGACACTGCAGCTATCTACGGAAACGAAGAAGCTGTTGGCAAAGGTATCAGAGACTCTGGTGTACcaagagaagaaatctttgttACCACCAAGTTGTGGGGTACCCAACAAAGAGATCCAGAGGCAGCTCTTGATCTCTCTTTGCAAAGATTGGGGTTGGACTACGTCGACCTCTACTTGATTCACTGGCCAGTTCCTTTGAATGCCAGTTCTATCACTGACGGTAACTACCTAACTTTCCCAAGAACTGCTGATGGAAAGATCGACATTGACATCGAAGAATGgaatttcatcaaaaccTGGGAAAAGATGCAACATCTGCCAAAATCCGGCAAGACCAAGGCCATTGGTGTTTCCAACTTTTCTATTAAGAACATCGAAGCCTTGTTGGCAGCCAACCCAGACTTCATAGTTCCAGCTGCTAATCAAATCGAAATCCATCCTCAACTACCACAAACGGAATTGATTGATTACTGCAAGTCCAAGGGTATCTTGATCGAAGCCTACTCCCCACTAGGATCTTCCTCATCTACCATTCTAACCGACCCTACCATCGAGGGAATCGCATCCAAATACAACGCAGAGCCAGCTAACATCCTAATCAGTTGGGGTGCTTCTCGTGGCTACGTTGTTCTACCTAAATCTGTTAACCCACAAAGAATCAAGACTAATCTAAAGCTCTTGGATCTTTCTACTGAAGACTTAGAAAAGATTAACAAGTTGACTGAATCAGTGGGAGCCAAAAGATACGTGGCTCCAGACTTCTCTCCATTCGCAATCTTTGAGTGA
- a CDS encoding uncharacterized protein (weakly similar to uniprot|P18544 Saccharomyces cerevisiae YOL140W ARG8 Acetylornithine aminotransferase catalyzes the fourth step in the biosynthesis of the arginine precursor ornithine), translating into MTVTAAPEQSYVFQAAIDKTGTQVVGGKGVRIDIERDGKVYKNILDAITGAAVGAIGWADEEALEIINKAALESTYSYPCLISNKNAEKLAKFYIDNSPEGAFASALWCTSGSESNENALRIVRQYYLERGLPKKLKLISREDSYHGFTLGAQSISNNPRIEKFKDYFIDQKNICLSMPSAYTYRNKLKSESEEDYANRLLKILEDKIITEDPDTVAAVIVETLPGSSLGTTPPPKGYLKGIRDLCNKYDIIFYLDEVMCGTGRCNPNGKLNCWENFLAPEDAPDIQTVGKTLGSGYVTIAGVLIGPKIRDAYLQGSGTVVGGHTYASHAFNCAVALGIQEKIQRENLTANVFKMGNLMGEKLKDALLSEDNIAGDVRGVGGFWSVEFVADRDTKKPFEPSQDIAGRVKELCFQNGLNVMAMGVTPTASCSDRILLAPSFIITEDDVNEIVEKVVKSVTELSKTLKEEGSI; encoded by the coding sequence ATGACCGTTACTGCTGCTCCAGAACAATCTTACGTTTTCCAAGCTGCCATCGATAAGACTGGTACCCAGGTTGTTGGTGGTAAAGGTGTCCGTATCGACATCGAAAGAGACGGTAAGGTTTACAAGAACATTTTGGATGCCATCACTGGTGCTGCTGTCGGTGCTATTGGCTGGGCTGACGAAGAAGCtcttgaaattatcaacaaaGCTGCCCTTGAGTCCACTTACTCTTACCCATGCTTGATCTCCAACAAGAATGCTGAAAAATTGGCCAAGTTCTACATCGACAACTCTCCAGAAGGTGCCTTTGCCTCTGCCTTGTGGTGTACTTCTGGTTCTGAAAGTAACGAAAACGCTTTGAGAATCGTCAGACAATACTACTTAGAACGTGGTCTTccaaagaagttgaagttgatCTCCAGAGAGGACTCCTACCATGGTTTCACTTTGGGTGCTCAATCCATCTCTAACAACCCAAGAATCGAGAAATTCAAGGATTACTTCATTGACCAGAAGAACATCTGTTTGTCAATGCCAAGTGCTTACACATACCGTAACAAGTTGAAGTCGGAATCCGAAGAAGACTACGCCAACCGTTTGCTAAAGATCTTGGAAGACAAGATCATCACTGAAGATCCAGACACCGTTGCTGCTGTCATCGTCGAAACTTTGCCAGGTTCCTCCTTGGGTACCACTCCACCACCAAAGGGTTACTTGAAGGGTATCAGAGACTTGTGTAACAAATACGACATCATTTTCTACCTTGACGAAGTCATGTGTGGTACCGGTAGATGCAACCCTAACGGTAAGTTGAACTGCTGGGAAAACTTCTTGGCACCAGAAGATGCTCCAGATATCCAAACAGTCGGTAAGACCTTGGGCTCTGGTTACGTTACCATTGCTGGTGTCTTGATCGGTCCAAAGATCAGAGACGCCTACTTGCAAGGATCTGGTACCGTTGTTGGAGGGCACACATACGCTTCTCATGCCTTCAACTGTGCTGTTGCCTTGGGTATccaagaaaagattcagaGAGAAAACTTGACTGCCAATGTTTTCAAGATGGGTAACCTCATGGGTGAAAAGCTAAAGGATGCTTTGCTATCTGAAGACAACATTGCTGGTGATGTTAGAGGTGTCGGTGGATTCTGGTCTGTCGAATTTGTCGCTGACAGAGACACCAAAAAGCCTTTCGAACCATCCCAAGACATCGCTGGTAGAGTCAAGGAATTGTGTTTCCAAAACGGGTTGAACGTGATGGCCATGGGTGTCACTCCAACCGCTAGCTGCAGCGACCGTATCTTGTTGGCACcatctttcatcatcacaGAAGATGACGTTAAcgaaattgttgaaaaggTTGTCAAATCTGTCACTGAATTGAGCAAGACCTTAAAGGAAGAAGGTTCAATCTAA